The genomic region AGGATCTGGGCACGCGGCTGTTCGCGCGGACGACGCGTGCGGTGTCGCTGACGGAAGATGGCGTGACGCTGCTGCGTGATGCCCGTGCCATCCTCGCCCGCGTCGAGGCGGTCGAGACCAACCTGCGCAATCGCGCGCGCGCGGGGGCTGCTCGAAAACTCCGGGTCGGCGCCATCGACAGTGCCGCGGCGGGGCTGTTACCGGCGCTGCTGCGCGATTTTCGCGCAAAGCATCCCGATATCGCAGTGCAGCTCCTGGAAGAGAAGACCGTCCGGCTGCTGCCGAAGATCCTGACCGGCGCGCTCGATCTTGCCTTCGTGCGTCCACCGGCTCAGCGGGACAAGCGGCTCGAATTCCGCGATCTGCTGCAGGAAACAGCCATCGTGGCCTTCCCGCAGCGCCACGCGCTGGCCAAACGCAAGTCGATCACGCCGGCGGAGATCGCCGAGGAGGCGATGCTGGTGCCGGATCGTCGCTCGCGGCCGCACAGCCACGACCTCACGATAAGACTATTCGAGCAGGCAGGCCTCACGCCGCGCGTCGTGCAGGTCGCCGACGAGAAGCAGACCATCATCAATCTCGTCGCAACCAGGCTCGGGGTCGCGATCGTGCCGCGCTGGACCATGCGGATGGCGGTGTCAGGCGTGCGCTTCGTGCCGCTGCGGCCAAAGCAGATCGGGCCCGTCGGCCGGCTGCCGCTCGCTGCCGCATGGCTGCGCGGCTCGCGCGACCCCGCCCGCGACGCAATGCTCTCCGTGCTCGAGACGCGCCTGCGCAGCTATGCGCGCGACGCCTGAGGCGCTATGACATCGACTTGGCGAGAGGGGTGATGCGATGGCTGAACGGACAGCTTCGAACGAATTGCGGGTTGCCGTCGCGGGGCTCGGCTCGATCGGCACCAAGATCGCGACCGCGCTCGATCAGGGCATCGAGGGATTGACGCTCTCCGCCGTGGCGGTGCGCGATCCTGCAAAGCATCAGAAATTGCTCGGCAGCCTGCGTCGTCCGCCATCCCTACTGCCGCTCGACCAGCTCGGCGACGCCGCCGATATCGTGGTGGAGTGCGCGCCGAGCAGCCAACTCCGCGCGATCGTCGAGCCCGCGGTGAAACGCGGCAGGGCCGCGGTCGTTGTCAGCGTCGGTGGGCTGCTCGACAATTTTGATCTCGTCGATCTCGCCCGGGCCAATGGCGGCCGCATCCTCGTGCCGACCGGCGCGCTGATCGGGCTCGACGCCGTCAACGCCGCCGCGATCGGCACAATTCACTCGGTGAAGATGGTGACGCGCAAGCCGATCGACGGCTTGAAGGGCGCGCCGTTCATCGTCCAGAACAACATCGATATCGACAATCTGCGCGAGCCGCTCAAGCTGTTCGAGGGGACCGCGCGAGAGGCAGCGAAAGGCTTTCCGGCCAATCTCAACGTCGCGGTCGCGCTGTCGCTCGCGGGCGTCGGGCCGGATCGCACCCAGGTGCAAATCTGGGCCGACCCGACTGTGACGCGCAATGTTCACCGCATCGAGGTCGAGGCGGATTCGGCGCGCTTCTCGATGTCAATCGAGAACATCCCCTCCGAGAATCCCAAGACCGGGTTGATCACGGCGCTGTCGGTGATCGCGCTGCTCCGCAAGCAGCGCGCCACGTTGTGTGTGGGGACGTAACTTTCAAGCGCCCGTCACGCGCCAGATCACGTTGCCGACGTCGTCGGCCATCAGCAGCGATTTCTTGTCGGGACCGATCACGACGCCGACCGGACGGCCGTAGGATTCTTTCTCGTCCGGCGCGAGGAAGCCGGACAGGATGTCGCGTGCTGGACCCGAAGGCTTTCCGTTCTCGAACGGGATGAACACAAGCTTGTAGCCGGACAGCGTGCTGCGATTCCACGAGCCGTGCTGGCCGATCGCCATGCCGTCGGGGAAGCCCGGCAGCGTGCCCGCGGGCATCCAGCACAGGCCGAGCGAGGCGGTGTGGCCGCCGAGCGCGTAGTCAGGCGTGAGTGCCTTGGCGACCATCGCCGGATCCTGCGGCACGCGGTCATCCACCGTCTTGCCCCAGTAGCAATAGGGCCAGCCGTAGAACCCGCCGTCGCGTACCGAGGTCAGGTAGTCCGGCGGCGTTTCGTCGCCGAGGCCGTCGCGCTCGTTGACGACGGTCCAGAGCACACCGGTCGTCGGCTCCCAGGCGAGACCAACCGGGTTCCGCAGGCCGGCGGCGAAGATGCGGTGCGTACCGGCGACGAGGTCGAGCTCGTAGACCGCGGCGCGGCCTTCCTCGACCTCCATGCCCATCTCGCCGATGTTGCTGAGCGAGCCGACGCCGGCATAGAGTTTCTTGCCGTCGGGGCTTGCGAGCAGGCTGCGGGTCCAGTGGCCGCTCGGCTTGAAAGTGGTGAGGCGCTTGCCCGGCGCGGTGATGCGATCGGCATTCGCCACGTACGGGAAGGCCATCACGCCGTCGGTGTTGCCGACATAGAAGGTGTCGCCGACCAGCGCCATGCCGAACGGCTGGCTGAGGTTTTCCATGAACGCGCCGCGATACTCCGCGACGCCGTCGCCATCCTTGTCGCGCAGCAGCGTGATGCGGTTGGCGCTGACGCCGAGCGCGGCGGCGCGCCGCATCGTCGCTTGCATTGCGTAGTGAAACACGGACCGCGGCGCCCCCGCGATCTGCGTCGCCTCCGCGATCAGCACGTCGCCATTGGGCAGCACCTCGATCCAGCGCGGATGGTCGAGGCCGGTCGCGAACGCATTGACCTTGAGCCCGGGTGCGACCGTCGGCTTCTGTCCTTCGCTCCAGCCCCGCGCCGTCGGCATCTTCAGTGTCGGAATGGCGCCTTGCGGTTTTGCTTCGGGAATCGCGGGCGACTGGCCCCAGGCCGGCGCAGGCACGGTGCCTGACAGCTTCCGCCATTGCAGCGCGATGCCGCCGAGAAGCGCAACGAACTGCGCAAAGATGCTGGAAAACGTCATGAGAAGCCCCTGTTTGCGGGCGCATCCAACGGGCTGGCGGGGCAGACGTCAACCTGTGCGATGGGCCGCGGGGCTCTATTCCCGTGGAATGGCAGCCGTTCGAATTTGCATGGGACGAATGCCGGCAAGCGGGGCCCGGAGATCAGTGGCCGATCTGCCGCTCTGCCCGGCGCGCCGCGCGAAAATCATCCAGATGACGGATGTTCGGCGCGAGCGCGGCCTCCCTGGACAGGAGATGATAGACACGCGCCACGGTGCGCTGCTTCTGCTTCGGCCGCCCCGGCGGCAGCGCCCGCGCCTTGCGGACGGCGGCGATCGCGTGCTCGCGAAAATAATCGTAGGCGTCGGACATGGCTCGATGCTCTGCGGTCAGTGGCAGGTATCGAGAGGCTAACAGGCTGGAGGGAAGGCAGTTCCTCTCGCTGTCGTCCCGGCCTAGTGCGCAATTGCGCACGGGGGCCGGGACGACAGCGAATGTGGGCGCGTCCGCCGCTCTCAGCGCGGCGACAGGAACGGGATGATCATCGGCACGCGGCGGCAATAGGCGCCGTAGGCGTCTTCGCCGAGCTCCTTGGACAGGAACACTTCTTCCATCCGGCCCTTCTGCCACATGCCGAGCGAGATCAGGATCGCGCCGAGCATCGCGGTTACCGTGCCGACCGCGATGCCGGTCACCAGCATGCCGAGGATCAGGCCGGTGTAGATCGGATGGCGTACGATGCCGTACGGGCCGGTGTCGATGACGCGGTGGTCTTGCTTGTGGGTGATGGTGTTGGACCAGAATTGTCCGAGATGCAGCCGTCCCCACCAGGTGAAGGAGATGCCGGCCAGCACGATCAGCGCCACCACGTAGACAGCTGTATTGCTGAACACCCAGAGCGGCTTCTCGCCGAGCACTTCCGCGGTCCATGGCGTGAACAGGATGCCGCCGACCAGGATCGGGATGCGATAGCGGCCGGACTCCAGCGTCATTACCTGCTTCTGGGTGCGGCCCTGCCAGAACGAGGCGCCGACCCAGCTTGCGAGCCAGGCGAGCCAGATCAGGGCGAGCAGTTGCGTCGGCCAAGTCGTGGTCCAACCACCCCAGGCGACAGAGAGAAGCTTGCTGAAATCGAAGGACATGCGGAAAGGTTCTTTGGGTTGGGCGGCAGCTCAGCTGGCGCGCGAGGAGAGCGCGTGATGCTCGATGGCGCCGGAGGCAAGCGCCCCGCCGCGGGCGAGAAGATGGGTGATGGTTTCGCGCAGGACCGGCTCGATCGGGCGCGGCGCGTAGCCGAGTTCGGTGCGCGCCTTGCTGATCGAGAGGTCGCTCGCGGCGAGCGCAATGCGCACGCCCTCGGCGGTGCCGTTGGGCGGCCTGCGCGTGATGCGGTCAGAGAGATATTCGAGCATGATGCCGGACAGCTCGGCCATCTTGCCGGGAACGACGACCGGGAATTGCCGGCGGCCGCTCATCGCGGACATCATCCGCAGAATCTGGCCGAGCCTGACGCAGTCGCCGCCGAGGATGTAGCGCTGGCCGTTACGCCCGCGTTCCATGGTCAGCACGAGGCCTATGGCAACGTCGCGAACGTCGACGAGATTGACCGGGAAGTCGAGATGCGGCTGCACTTTCTTCTGCAGGAAGTACCACAGCATCGCAGTCGGCGGCGTCAGATTGTGGTCGGCAGCACCGATCGGCATGGTCGGGGTGCCGATCACCAGCGGAAAACCTTCAGCTGCGGCCTTCGCGGCGCAATGCTCGGCCAGCGATTTCGACCGCGTGTAGGCGCCCGGCATCGCATCGGCCGGCTGCAGCGCCTCTTCGGCGGGAACACCGTTGAGGTCGGAATAGGGGAATAGGATCGATTCCGTCGAGCAGTGCAGAAAGCGCGAGACCCCGCGCTTCATCGCGGCCGCGAGCACGATCTCGGTGCCGCGGCAATTGACGTCGTGAAAGGCCTGCTTGTCGGCGACCCACATGCCGGGCAGGCCCGCGAGGTGATAGACCTGATCGACCCCAGCAATCGCGGCATCGACCGCGGCACCGTCGAGCACCGAGCCTTGGGCATATTCAACGTCGGCATACGGCGCGGCAGGCGCACGGACGTCGAGAACACGCACCCGCTGCCCACGGGCGCGGAGCGCTTCTACAAGATGATGTCCGATGAAGCCGCTGCCACCGGTAACCAGTACGAGAGCCATGCAGTAGGTTTGCTGTTTCGCGTCTAGAACTATCGGGTTGAAAGGGAATTGGTCGGAGCAGGCGCCAGAATCGCGGCAAGGTCGCGACGGAAGCCCAATGCAATGAATAATTTTGCCATGACAAACATCGGTCCAAGCAGAAAATGCGTGGGGTGGTCGACCATCGACGGCTGCCGCTCCTCGAAAACCTTGTGACCGACGATTTGCGACGCGACGCCGAGCCCGATCAGCACCACAAAAATCGACCACATCATGACGATCGAGACCTGATTGCCAATCGCGGTTGCGACCGAAAGCAGCACGATCATCGAGGCGAGGATGCCGAGCCCGATCCCGGCGTCCAGCATCAGCCAGTAGGCCAGCACCGGCAGGGCAAGAACCATGGCCAGGCTGACCTCGATCCCGAACACCGGGAAATGGACCAGCGTCAGCGGCAGCACGGCGCCGGTGAAGAGCAGGAGGATGCCGACCACGTGCATCGCGCAGTTCCAGGGATCGCGATGATATTCGACGTAGTCGGCCAGCTGACGTTGAAAATAACTGG from Bradyrhizobium lupini harbors:
- a CDS encoding LysR family transcriptional regulator, which produces MELHQLRCFVAAAEQLHFGRAAQHLQMLPSALGRQIRLLEQDLGTRLFARTTRAVSLTEDGVTLLRDARAILARVEAVETNLRNRARAGAARKLRVGAIDSAAAGLLPALLRDFRAKHPDIAVQLLEEKTVRLLPKILTGALDLAFVRPPAQRDKRLEFRDLLQETAIVAFPQRHALAKRKSITPAEIAEEAMLVPDRRSRPHSHDLTIRLFEQAGLTPRVVQVADEKQTIINLVATRLGVAIVPRWTMRMAVSGVRFVPLRPKQIGPVGRLPLAAAWLRGSRDPARDAMLSVLETRLRSYARDA
- a CDS encoding aspartate dehydrogenase, with translation MAERTASNELRVAVAGLGSIGTKIATALDQGIEGLTLSAVAVRDPAKHQKLLGSLRRPPSLLPLDQLGDAADIVVECAPSSQLRAIVEPAVKRGRAAVVVSVGGLLDNFDLVDLARANGGRILVPTGALIGLDAVNAAAIGTIHSVKMVTRKPIDGLKGAPFIVQNNIDIDNLREPLKLFEGTAREAAKGFPANLNVAVALSLAGVGPDRTQVQIWADPTVTRNVHRIEVEADSARFSMSIENIPSENPKTGLITALSVIALLRKQRATLCVGT
- a CDS encoding sorbosone dehydrogenase family protein, with product MTFSSIFAQFVALLGGIALQWRKLSGTVPAPAWGQSPAIPEAKPQGAIPTLKMPTARGWSEGQKPTVAPGLKVNAFATGLDHPRWIEVLPNGDVLIAEATQIAGAPRSVFHYAMQATMRRAAALGVSANRITLLRDKDGDGVAEYRGAFMENLSQPFGMALVGDTFYVGNTDGVMAFPYVANADRITAPGKRLTTFKPSGHWTRSLLASPDGKKLYAGVGSLSNIGEMGMEVEEGRAAVYELDLVAGTHRIFAAGLRNPVGLAWEPTTGVLWTVVNERDGLGDETPPDYLTSVRDGGFYGWPYCYWGKTVDDRVPQDPAMVAKALTPDYALGGHTASLGLCWMPAGTLPGFPDGMAIGQHGSWNRSTLSGYKLVFIPFENGKPSGPARDILSGFLAPDEKESYGRPVGVVIGPDKKSLLMADDVGNVIWRVTGA
- a CDS encoding isoprenylcysteine carboxylmethyltransferase family protein produces the protein MSFDFSKLLSVAWGGWTTTWPTQLLALIWLAWLASWVGASFWQGRTQKQVMTLESGRYRIPILVGGILFTPWTAEVLGEKPLWVFSNTAVYVVALIVLAGISFTWWGRLHLGQFWSNTITHKQDHRVIDTGPYGIVRHPIYTGLILGMLVTGIAVGTVTAMLGAILISLGMWQKGRMEEVFLSKELGEDAYGAYCRRVPMIIPFLSPR
- a CDS encoding NAD-dependent epimerase/dehydratase family protein, which encodes MALVLVTGGSGFIGHHLVEALRARGQRVRVLDVRAPAAPYADVEYAQGSVLDGAAVDAAIAGVDQVYHLAGLPGMWVADKQAFHDVNCRGTEIVLAAAMKRGVSRFLHCSTESILFPYSDLNGVPAEEALQPADAMPGAYTRSKSLAEHCAAKAAAEGFPLVIGTPTMPIGAADHNLTPPTAMLWYFLQKKVQPHLDFPVNLVDVRDVAIGLVLTMERGRNGQRYILGGDCVRLGQILRMMSAMSGRRQFPVVVPGKMAELSGIMLEYLSDRITRRPPNGTAEGVRIALAASDLSISKARTELGYAPRPIEPVLRETITHLLARGGALASGAIEHHALSSRAS
- a CDS encoding DUF962 domain-containing protein, with protein sequence MLHETEMASYFQRQLADYVEYHRDPWNCAMHVVGILLLFTGAVLPLTLVHFPVFGIEVSLAMVLALPVLAYWLMLDAGIGLGILASMIVLLSVATAIGNQVSIVMMWSIFVVLIGLGVASQIVGHKVFEERQPSMVDHPTHFLLGPMFVMAKLFIALGFRRDLAAILAPAPTNSLSTR